From the Betaproteobacteria bacterium genome, the window GATATCGTCGTCAAGAAAATAGATTCGACTCTGCGGGGCAACGTTGTGGCCGAAACTCTGGCATTGCTCGATCTCAGCGGCCGTCGTGAAGCCGTGGTCGCAGCGGCATTTCCGGCACAAGGGCGCACCGTGCGCAAGGGAATCGTTTACGTCGACGGCAAGCCGCTTGCGCAGACCGGTTTTGCGAAAGATGCGTTGTCGCCGCCGCCGCTGGCGCCGCTGCAGCAGGTCTTCGCCGCGGCGAAGCCAGGATTGCGAGTTACAACAGTCGCGCCGGCGGATGCCTTCGATGCCGGGACCGATATCTGGATTGCTGACAGCGAAATCGATGCCGATCTGGCGAGAATCATCGAAACCCTCGCTTCGCGCATGAACTCCGTGCTGATGGTCGGTTCAGCGGGCTTGACCCGCGCTCTTGCCCTGATCTGCTTCGATGGGCATCCCGCGCCATCCAGCCCGAAACATGTAACCGGCATCATTGTGTTCGCGGTTGGCTCGCGTGCGGCGCGCACTGCCGAGCAGGTCGAAGCGCTGGTAGCCGAGCCGGAAACCAAGGTGTTGCGTGCGCCTAATGGCCGGCTGCAGTGCACCGAGATTCCGGTCGCGCGAAATCTGGTATTGAAGGCCACAGCCGACGATTTTGGCCATGAGGGCGACGCCGGGCGCGTCGCAGCCGACATGGCGAAGCATGCGATCGAAATTACGCATCGCGCGCAGGCCCAGGCGCTGGTCGCAACCGGTGGCGATACTGCGATCGCCATTCTGGTTGCGAGTGGGAACCCGGCACTGCAGGTGCTCGGCGATCTGATGCCGGGCATTCCCTACGCGCGCATTCGTCTCCAAGGCGCATCGCTCTGGCTGGTCACCAAGGCGGGCGGCTTCGGCGGGCGCGATACGTTTCGCGACGTCGCGCGCCGGTTGCGCGGAGTCTAAAGTTCATGTCGGCCAAAAACGCCATCAGCAGTTTTCTGAATCCGGCGAGCATCGCGGTCGTCGGTGCGGGAGAGCGGCCGACCAGTTCGGGCGGCGCCATGCTGCGCAACTTGCGCGTATCGGGCTACGCCGGCCGCATCGTCCCGGTCAATCCCAAGGGCGGTGAATTCGATGGCCTGAAGGTGGCGGTTTCACTCAAGGAGATGGACGGCCCAGTCGATCTGGTCGCGGTGCTGGTAAGACCCGAGAGCATCCTCGACGTGGTCACCGAAGCGGCAGACACCGGCCACAAGAACATCCTGATCCTGCCCGGCGGATTCGCCGAAGCCGGCGACAGCGGGCGCGCGCGCGACGCCTCCCTGCGTGAACTCGCTTCTGCGCGCGGGCTGACGATCGGCGGTCCGAATTGCGCGGGCGTGATCAATCTGCTGGACCCGAAGGCGCCGTTCGCCGCGACCTTCTTCCGCGACATGCCCAGAGGCGGCGCCGTGGCGATGATCTCGCAGTCGGGCGCGATCATCGAAGAGGCGATCGACGCCAGTCATGCCTACAACATCCCGCTGGGTGCGGTCGTGTCCGTTGGCAACAGCATGCACCTGGGCATCATCGAATATCTCGAGCATTTGGGCCGCGACGAACGTTGCAAGGCGATCCTGCTCTATGTCGAATCCTTCGGCGACGCGGCGCGTTTGGGCGAAGCCGCGCGCGCGGTGGCGAAGATCAAGCCGGTGATCGCCCTGATCGGAGGGCGCACGACTGCCGGCCGCGATGCTGCAGTTCGCCACACCGGATCACGGCCGCCCGATGATGCCGCCACAGATGAGTTCTGCCGCCGCAGCGGCATCGTCAGGGTGAAAAGTCTGCGGCGCCTGCTGCTGGCGGGCAAGGCATTCGGTGCTTATCCTCAGGGCATCGGC encodes:
- a CDS encoding four-carbon acid sugar kinase family protein, which translates into the protein MTRPPRVLIVADDLTGAMDSAGPFATLGVETWVVAVPMRCDPASLKSACVVSVNTDTRHLPGPQAAARVIEIVRHLGAGGFDIVVKKIDSTLRGNVVAETLALLDLSGRREAVVAAAFPAQGRTVRKGIVYVDGKPLAQTGFAKDALSPPPLAPLQQVFAAAKPGLRVTTVAPADAFDAGTDIWIADSEIDADLARIIETLASRMNSVLMVGSAGLTRALALICFDGHPAPSSPKHVTGIIVFAVGSRAARTAEQVEALVAEPETKVLRAPNGRLQCTEIPVARNLVLKATADDFGHEGDAGRVAADMAKHAIEITHRAQAQALVATGGDTAIAILVASGNPALQVLGDLMPGIPYARIRLQGASLWLVTKAGGFGGRDTFRDVARRLRGV
- a CDS encoding CoA-binding protein, producing MSAKNAISSFLNPASIAVVGAGERPTSSGGAMLRNLRVSGYAGRIVPVNPKGGEFDGLKVAVSLKEMDGPVDLVAVLVRPESILDVVTEAADTGHKNILILPGGFAEAGDSGRARDASLRELASARGLTIGGPNCAGVINLLDPKAPFAATFFRDMPRGGAVAMISQSGAIIEEAIDASHAYNIPLGAVVSVGNSMHLGIIEYLEHLGRDERCKAILLYVESFGDAARLGEAARAVAKIKPVIALIGGRTTAGRDAAVRHTGSRPPDDAATDEFCRRSGIVRVKSLRRLLLAGKAFGAYPQGIGKRVLLLSNSGGPGVLAADQAVDEGLALPELPASMAEKLRGFLPPEASIANPLDLLADARADRFSATLAAALEMGKGHFDAILMIHVVPFMVDAGAVVEALAELCKPAKLPILHSMMGTLEHKDDWFARMEQAGVPTFKDAEEMCIAAGLLMRHRELNVVR